The Saccharomonospora cyanea NA-134 genome includes a region encoding these proteins:
- a CDS encoding acyl-CoA carboxylase subunit beta, whose protein sequence is MTILKSGVDTTEPRHTAYREAMLARLAEIEAEHAKAVAGGGQKYVERHRRRGKLLVRERIELLLDPDSPFLELSPLAGWGSDYPVGASVVTGIGVVEGVECLVVGNDPTVRGGASNPWTVRKIFRACDIALENRLPVINLVESGGADLPSQKEIFIPGGRLFRDLTRLSAAGIPTIALVFGNSTAGGAYVPGMSDHVVMVEERSKVFLGGPPLVKMATGEVSDDESLGGAAMHARTSGLADHLARDEVDAIRIGRNIVKRLNWRKRGPAPAVVAPPRYDPEELLGIVPDDLKVPFDPRDVLARVVDDSDFDEFKPLYGASLVTGWARIHGYPVGVLANAQGVLFSEESQKAAQFIQLANQVSTPLVFLHNTTGYMVGRDYEQGGIIKHGAMMINAVSNSRVPHLSVLMGASYGAGHYGMCGRAYDPRFLFAWPSAKSAVMGPAQLAGVLSIVARNAAQARGQDYDEDADAALRAAVEAQVEAESLPLFLSGRLYDDGVIDPRDTRTVLGLCLSAVHSQTVQGASFDGTGFGVFRM, encoded by the coding sequence ATGACGATCCTGAAGTCGGGCGTGGACACCACGGAACCGCGCCACACCGCCTACCGCGAGGCGATGCTCGCCAGGCTCGCCGAGATCGAGGCCGAGCACGCCAAGGCCGTCGCGGGTGGAGGGCAGAAGTACGTCGAGCGGCACCGCCGCCGCGGCAAGCTGCTCGTGCGGGAGCGCATCGAGCTGCTCCTCGACCCCGACTCCCCGTTCCTCGAACTCTCCCCGCTGGCGGGTTGGGGCAGCGACTACCCGGTGGGTGCCAGCGTGGTGACCGGGATCGGGGTCGTCGAGGGCGTCGAATGCCTCGTCGTCGGCAACGACCCCACGGTGCGCGGCGGCGCGAGCAACCCGTGGACCGTGCGCAAGATCTTCCGGGCGTGCGACATCGCGTTGGAGAACCGGCTGCCCGTGATCAACCTCGTCGAGTCGGGTGGGGCGGACCTGCCCAGCCAGAAGGAGATCTTCATTCCGGGTGGGCGGCTGTTCCGCGACCTCACCCGGCTGTCGGCGGCCGGAATCCCCACGATCGCGCTCGTGTTCGGCAACTCCACGGCCGGTGGCGCGTACGTGCCCGGAATGTCCGACCACGTCGTGATGGTCGAGGAGCGGTCCAAGGTGTTCCTCGGCGGTCCGCCTTTGGTGAAGATGGCCACCGGAGAGGTCTCCGACGACGAGTCGCTCGGGGGTGCGGCCATGCACGCGCGTACCTCCGGCCTGGCCGACCACCTGGCGCGCGACGAGGTCGACGCCATCCGGATCGGCAGGAACATCGTGAAGCGGCTGAACTGGCGTAAGCGCGGTCCCGCGCCCGCCGTCGTGGCACCGCCGCGCTATGACCCCGAGGAACTGCTGGGCATCGTGCCTGACGACCTCAAGGTGCCGTTCGACCCGAGGGACGTGCTCGCCAGGGTGGTGGACGACTCGGACTTCGACGAGTTCAAACCGCTCTACGGCGCCAGCCTGGTCACGGGCTGGGCCCGCATCCACGGCTACCCCGTCGGGGTGCTCGCCAACGCCCAGGGCGTGCTGTTCAGCGAGGAGTCCCAGAAGGCCGCGCAGTTCATCCAGCTCGCCAACCAGGTGAGCACCCCGCTCGTGTTCCTCCACAACACCACGGGGTACATGGTCGGGAGGGACTACGAACAGGGCGGCATCATCAAGCACGGCGCCATGATGATCAACGCCGTGTCGAACAGCCGGGTGCCGCACTTGTCCGTCCTCATGGGAGCGTCCTACGGAGCCGGGCACTACGGTATGTGCGGCCGCGCGTACGACCCCCGGTTCCTGTTCGCGTGGCCGAGCGCGAAGTCGGCGGTGATGGGGCCCGCGCAGCTCGCCGGGGTGCTGTCCATCGTGGCGCGCAACGCGGCACAGGCGCGGGGCCAGGACTACGACGAGGATGCCGACGCGGCGCTGCGCGCGGCGGTCGAGGCGCAGGTGGAGGCGGAGTCGCTGCCGCTGTTTCTGTCCGGCCGTCTCTACGACGACGGCGTGATCGACCCCAGGGACACGCGCACGGTGCTCGGTCTGTGCCTGTCGGCCGTGCATTCCCAGACCGTCCAGGGTGCCTCGTTCGACGGCACCGGCTTCGGCGTCTTCCGGATGTGA
- a CDS encoding ATP-binding protein produces the protein MITNLLVANRGEIALRIFRTCREWGVGTVAVHSDPDANALHVAAADAAVRLPGAAPADTYLRVDAVVSAALAAGADAVHPGYGFLSENAEFARAVLDAGLVWVGPSPESIALMGSKTESKRVVAAAGVPVLAELDPESLTEEDLPVLVKASAGGGGRGMRVVRDRAEAAEAVAAARAEAASAFGDSAVFCERFLERGRHIEVQVLADTHGTVWAVGERECSIQRRHQKVVEEAPSGVDEGLRQRLFEAAREVCRVTDYVGAGTVEFLVTDDGEFFFLEMNTRLQVEHPVTECVTGLDLVAWQLRIAEGQALQGEPPRPRGHAIEARLYAEDPRSDWRPGSGTLHRFAVRDVRAEFTVPDRYGIRLDSGVADGTEVSVHYDPMLAKVIAWGPDRTSAARMLAGTLASARVHGPVTNRDLLVAVLRHPDFLAGDTHTDFLTRHADRVLDAGPGEAGARLSVLAAALADAEHNRTHARVLGSLPGGWRNVPSAPQVKTYRHDGTDRSVRYSATRTGPVLEEHPEVTVVAVTPERVLLSCDGVRRTFHVTRHPGLVVVDSPLGSVSLAPVPRFTDPAAELAEGSLVAPMPGTVVRLAVSVGDEVRAGQPLLWLEAMKMEHRVTAPADGVVTELAVAEGAQVEQGAVMAVVTAGEATDVGAVETTEESA, from the coding sequence GTGATCACGAATCTGCTGGTCGCCAACCGTGGCGAGATCGCACTCCGGATCTTCCGTACGTGCCGTGAGTGGGGTGTCGGCACCGTCGCCGTGCATTCCGACCCGGATGCGAACGCGCTGCACGTCGCCGCCGCGGACGCCGCCGTCCGCCTGCCCGGGGCCGCTCCGGCCGACACGTACCTGCGGGTGGACGCGGTGGTGTCGGCCGCGCTCGCCGCGGGCGCGGACGCGGTCCACCCCGGATACGGTTTCCTGTCCGAGAACGCGGAGTTCGCCCGCGCCGTGCTCGACGCGGGCCTGGTGTGGGTGGGGCCGTCGCCGGAGAGCATCGCGCTCATGGGCTCGAAGACCGAGTCCAAGCGCGTGGTGGCCGCCGCCGGAGTGCCCGTGCTGGCCGAGCTCGACCCGGAGAGCCTCACCGAGGAAGACCTGCCCGTGCTGGTGAAGGCGTCGGCGGGCGGGGGTGGTCGTGGCATGCGTGTGGTCCGCGACCGGGCCGAGGCCGCCGAGGCCGTGGCGGCGGCCCGTGCCGAGGCCGCGTCGGCGTTCGGGGACTCGGCCGTGTTCTGTGAACGCTTCCTCGAACGCGGCAGACACATCGAGGTGCAGGTGCTGGCCGACACCCACGGCACCGTGTGGGCCGTCGGGGAACGCGAGTGCTCCATCCAGCGCAGGCACCAGAAGGTGGTGGAGGAAGCTCCGTCCGGTGTGGACGAAGGACTGCGGCAGCGGCTGTTCGAGGCCGCGCGTGAGGTGTGCCGGGTCACCGACTACGTCGGCGCGGGCACCGTGGAGTTCCTCGTCACCGACGACGGCGAGTTCTTCTTCCTGGAGATGAACACGCGCTTGCAGGTGGAGCACCCCGTCACCGAATGCGTCACCGGGCTCGACCTCGTGGCGTGGCAGCTGCGGATCGCCGAGGGGCAGGCTCTGCAGGGCGAGCCGCCGCGACCCCGGGGCCACGCGATCGAGGCCCGCCTCTACGCCGAGGACCCGCGCTCCGACTGGCGTCCCGGCAGCGGGACGCTGCACCGGTTCGCGGTGCGGGACGTGCGGGCGGAGTTCACGGTGCCCGATCGCTACGGAATCCGGCTCGACAGCGGTGTCGCCGACGGCACCGAGGTGAGTGTGCACTACGACCCGATGCTCGCCAAGGTGATCGCCTGGGGCCCGGACCGCACCTCGGCGGCGCGGATGCTCGCCGGGACACTCGCCTCGGCCCGCGTGCACGGGCCCGTGACCAACCGCGACCTGCTGGTGGCCGTGCTGCGGCACCCCGACTTCCTCGCCGGCGACACCCACACGGACTTCCTCACCCGGCATGCCGACCGCGTGCTCGACGCGGGGCCCGGCGAGGCGGGCGCGCGGCTGTCGGTACTGGCCGCCGCGCTGGCGGACGCGGAGCACAACCGAACGCACGCCCGGGTGCTCGGGTCGCTCCCCGGCGGCTGGCGCAACGTGCCGTCGGCCCCGCAGGTGAAGACGTACCGGCACGACGGCACCGACCGCTCCGTCCGCTACAGCGCCACCCGCACCGGTCCGGTGCTGGAGGAACACCCGGAGGTCACCGTGGTGGCCGTGACGCCGGAGCGGGTGCTGCTGTCGTGTGACGGCGTGCGCCGCACGTTCCACGTGACTCGCCATCCCGGTCTGGTCGTGGTGGACTCCCCGCTGGGTTCGGTGAGCCTCGCACCCGTGCCGCGCTTCACCGACCCGGCCGCCGAACTCGCCGAGGGTTCGCTCGTGGCGCCCATGCCCGGCACGGTGGTGCGCCTGGCCGTGTCCGTCGGTGACGAGGTGCGGGCGGGACAGCCGCTGTTGTGGCTGGAGGCGATGAAGATGGAGCACCGTGTCACCGCACCCGCCGACGGCGTGGTCACCGAGCTCGCCGTGGCCGAGGGCGCTCAGGTGGAGCAGGGTGCGGTCATGGCCGTCGTCACCGCAGGGGAAGCCACCGACGTCGGGGCAGTCGAGACAACGGAGGAGTCAGCGTGA
- a CDS encoding acyl-CoA dehydrogenase family protein → MTFTEPAERSALREAVAELAAKYGHEYYLEKARGGGHTSELWDEAGRLGYLGVSVPEEYGGGGAGIGELAAVCEEFCAAGTPMLLMVVSPAICATVIARFGTDEQKSRWLPGFATGVVRMSFAITEPDAGSNAHRITTTARRDGDDWILSGRKVFISGVDEADAVLVVGRTSDARTGRLKPALFVVPTDTPGFEYRAIPMDLVSADKQFELLLDDVRLPGDALVGSQDAAIAQLFAGLNPERIMGAAFSAGIARYALDKAVTYARQRSVFGVPIGSHQGLAHPLAEVKIELELARLMTQKAAAIYDSGDDAAAGEAANMAKYAGAEVAVRAVDQAVQVHGGNGLASEYGLGTMLAAVRVGRIAPVSREMVLNYVAQHSLGLPKSY, encoded by the coding sequence GTGACCTTCACCGAACCCGCCGAACGGTCGGCGCTGCGCGAAGCCGTGGCCGAGCTCGCGGCGAAGTACGGCCACGAGTACTACCTGGAGAAGGCCCGCGGCGGCGGACACACCAGCGAACTCTGGGACGAGGCGGGCAGGCTCGGCTACCTCGGCGTGTCCGTGCCGGAGGAGTACGGCGGCGGGGGTGCGGGCATCGGCGAGCTGGCGGCCGTGTGCGAGGAGTTCTGCGCTGCGGGTACCCCGATGCTGCTCATGGTCGTCTCACCCGCGATCTGCGCGACGGTGATCGCGCGGTTCGGCACCGACGAGCAGAAGTCCCGCTGGCTTCCCGGGTTCGCCACCGGAGTGGTGCGGATGTCCTTCGCCATCACCGAACCCGACGCCGGGTCGAACGCCCACCGCATCACCACCACGGCCCGCCGCGACGGCGATGACTGGATCCTGAGTGGACGCAAGGTTTTCATCTCCGGAGTGGACGAGGCGGACGCGGTGCTCGTGGTGGGCCGCACCTCCGACGCCCGCACGGGCAGGCTCAAGCCCGCGTTGTTCGTCGTGCCCACCGACACGCCGGGCTTCGAGTACCGGGCCATCCCGATGGATCTCGTGTCGGCCGACAAGCAGTTCGAGCTGCTCCTCGACGACGTGCGGCTGCCCGGTGACGCCCTTGTGGGAAGCCAGGACGCGGCGATCGCGCAGCTGTTCGCGGGGCTGAACCCGGAACGGATCATGGGGGCGGCGTTCTCCGCAGGCATCGCGCGTTACGCCCTGGACAAGGCGGTGACCTACGCCAGGCAGCGCAGCGTGTTCGGGGTACCCATCGGATCGCACCAGGGGCTGGCCCACCCACTGGCCGAGGTGAAGATCGAACTGGAACTGGCGAGGCTCATGACCCAGAAGGCCGCCGCGATCTACGACTCGGGTGACGACGCCGCGGCGGGTGAGGCCGCCAACATGGCCAAGTACGCCGGGGCCGAGGTGGCCGTGCGTGCCGTCGACCAGGCCGTGCAGGTGCACGGCGGCAACGGACTGGCCTCCGAGTACGGTCTTGGCACGATGCTGGCCGCGGTGCGGGTGGGCAGGATCGCCCCGGTGAGCCGGGAGATGGTCCTGAACTACGTGGCCCAGCACAGTCTGGGACTTCCCAAGTCCTACTGA
- a CDS encoding SDR family oxidoreductase — translation MTDLSGKTIIMSGGSRGIGEAIAVRAARDGANVALLAKTADPHPKLPGTIHTAAKAIESAGGHALPIVGDIRDDETVVRAVESAVEQFGGVDIVVNNASAIDLTPSEVIPMKRYDLMQDINARGSFLLSRTAIPHLRRSDNPHILTLSPPIRLEEKWFTGGHLAYSIAKYSMSLVTVGLAAELKDAGVAVNSLWPRTTIDTAAIRNVVGSELSSRSRTPEIMADAAYAVLTKPSRELTGRFLIDDEVLAAEGVTDFSRYRLAEREEDLQLDFWVEPADGTDGA, via the coding sequence GTGACCGACCTGTCAGGCAAGACCATCATCATGTCCGGCGGCAGCCGCGGCATCGGCGAGGCCATCGCCGTGCGCGCGGCGCGCGACGGCGCCAACGTGGCGTTGCTCGCCAAGACCGCCGATCCGCACCCCAAGCTGCCCGGCACCATCCACACGGCGGCGAAGGCCATCGAGTCCGCGGGCGGCCACGCGCTGCCGATCGTGGGTGACATCCGTGACGACGAGACCGTGGTGCGGGCGGTCGAGAGCGCCGTCGAGCAGTTCGGCGGCGTGGACATCGTGGTGAACAACGCGAGCGCCATCGACCTCACGCCGTCCGAGGTCATCCCCATGAAGCGCTACGACCTCATGCAGGACATCAACGCGCGCGGCTCGTTCCTGTTGTCGCGCACGGCGATCCCGCACCTGCGCCGCTCGGACAACCCGCACATCCTGACGTTGTCGCCGCCGATCCGGCTGGAGGAGAAGTGGTTCACCGGCGGCCACCTCGCCTACAGCATCGCGAAGTACTCGATGAGCCTGGTCACCGTGGGGCTCGCCGCGGAGCTGAAGGACGCCGGGGTGGCCGTGAACTCGTTGTGGCCGCGCACCACCATCGACACCGCGGCCATCCGCAACGTGGTCGGTTCGGAACTGTCGAGCCGGTCGCGCACACCGGAGATCATGGCCGACGCGGCGTACGCGGTGCTCACGAAGCCGAGCCGCGAGCTCACGGGGCGGTTCCTCATCGACGACGAGGTGCTGGCCGCCGAGGGCGTCACGGACTTCTCCCGCTACCGGCTCGCCGAGCGCGAGGAGGACCTGCAACTCGACTTCTGGGTCGAGCCCGCCGACGGCACCGATGGCGCGTGA
- a CDS encoding TetR/AcrR family transcriptional regulator, whose amino-acid sequence MAREPRQERSRTTRRRLIDATVECLAELGWTGTTVGVVAERAGVSRGAAQHHFPTREDLVVATVEFLTEEQITEVRRRAETLPQGRGRAEPVARMLLNLYTGAKFRAALHLWVAASTDDALRAVLAPLEAKVGRESHRVAVDLLGADESRPGVRETVQATLDLARGLGLADLLSDDSKRRQRLVRQWAKVLEPIVGEGGDRPVP is encoded by the coding sequence ATGGCGCGTGAACCCCGGCAGGAGCGCAGCCGGACGACCCGCCGTCGGCTGATCGACGCCACCGTGGAGTGTCTGGCCGAACTCGGCTGGACCGGCACCACGGTGGGTGTCGTCGCCGAACGGGCGGGTGTGTCCCGGGGCGCGGCCCAGCACCACTTCCCGACGCGGGAGGACCTCGTGGTGGCCACCGTCGAGTTCCTCACCGAGGAACAGATCACCGAGGTCCGGCGGCGGGCCGAGACCCTGCCGCAGGGCCGGGGCCGCGCCGAACCGGTGGCGCGCATGCTCCTGAACCTCTACACGGGGGCGAAGTTCCGGGCCGCGCTGCACCTGTGGGTGGCGGCGTCCACCGACGACGCACTGCGGGCCGTGCTGGCCCCGCTGGAGGCGAAGGTGGGCCGGGAGTCGCACCGCGTGGCCGTCGACCTGCTCGGCGCGGACGAGTCCCGGCCGGGCGTGCGCGAGACCGTGCAGGCGACCCTCGACCTCGCCCGTGGCCTCGGGCTGGCGGACCTGCTCAGCGACGACTCGAAACGCCGGCAGCGCCTGGTACGCCAGTGGGCGAAGGTGCTCGAACCCATCGTCGGGGAGGGTGGAGACCGACCCGTACCGTGA
- a CDS encoding class II fructose-bisphosphate aldolase — protein MPLVTPHAALRRAHTERRGLAAFNVIQLEHAESYATAAEAAGRTIVLQISQNAVRYHGALTPLAKAVIAVAEASTAPLVLHLDHADDRTLVREALDLGFTSVMFDASALPYEDNVANTAEVVAEAHAVGVTVEAELGEVGGKDGVHAPGVRTDPKEAVAFVRDTGVDSLAVAVGSSHAMTERTASLDLDRITELREALDVPLVLHGSSGVPDETLTAAVRAGMTKINIATHLNHAFTDAVRAYLAERPEVVDPRKYLGAGRAAMTAEVIRLLDVLDAV, from the coding sequence GTGCCTCTGGTCACCCCACACGCGGCGCTGCGGCGAGCCCACACCGAACGGCGTGGGCTGGCGGCGTTCAACGTGATCCAGCTCGAACACGCGGAGTCGTACGCGACGGCGGCGGAAGCGGCGGGACGCACGATCGTGCTCCAGATCAGCCAGAACGCCGTGCGCTACCACGGCGCGCTGACACCGCTGGCGAAGGCGGTGATCGCCGTCGCCGAGGCCTCCACGGCGCCGCTCGTACTGCATCTCGACCACGCCGACGACCGGACGCTCGTCCGTGAGGCGCTCGATCTGGGGTTCACGTCGGTGATGTTCGACGCCTCCGCCCTGCCCTACGAGGACAACGTCGCGAACACGGCCGAGGTCGTGGCCGAGGCGCACGCCGTCGGCGTCACGGTGGAGGCGGAACTCGGCGAGGTCGGGGGCAAGGACGGCGTCCACGCGCCGGGCGTGCGGACCGATCCCAAGGAGGCCGTGGCGTTCGTCCGCGACACCGGGGTGGACTCACTCGCCGTGGCCGTGGGCTCCTCGCACGCGATGACCGAACGCACGGCCAGCCTCGACCTCGACCGCATCACCGAACTCCGGGAGGCTCTGGACGTGCCGCTGGTGCTGCACGGGTCGTCGGGCGTGCCCGACGAGACACTGACCGCAGCGGTGCGGGCGGGCATGACGAAAATCAACATCGCCACGCACCTCAACCACGCGTTCACCGACGCGGTACGCGCCTATCTCGCCGAGCGGCCCGAGGTGGTGGATCCCCGCAAGTACCTCGGCGCGGGTCGCGCCGCGATGACCGCCGAGGTGATCCGCCTGCTGGACGTCCTCGACGCGGTGTGA
- a CDS encoding SIS domain-containing protein has translation MTTPLVSEEIASQPHAWRQAAALAASAPLPARGLRVAVVGCGTSWFVAQAYAVRRESLGHGVTDAFAASEFPVERDYDLVVAISRSGTTTEVLDLLGTLRGRVRTLAVIGDPESPGRGAADDVVVLPFADERSVVQTRFATSALTLLRAGLGDDTESLAAAADEVVHWPVPEALLERTQFTFLGRGWSVGLAHEAALKAREAAIAWTESYPAMDYRHGPKAISDSDSAVVFLGERPDGLVAEVEATGALALWFDEDPQLTLVRCQRFAVEYALSKGLDPDRPRNLTRSIVLSGE, from the coding sequence GTGACCACTCCCCTCGTCTCCGAGGAGATCGCCAGTCAGCCCCACGCCTGGCGTCAGGCCGCGGCACTCGCCGCCTCGGCCCCGCTGCCCGCCCGCGGTCTGCGGGTCGCCGTCGTCGGCTGCGGTACGAGCTGGTTCGTCGCCCAGGCGTACGCCGTGCGCCGGGAGAGCCTCGGACACGGCGTGACCGACGCCTTCGCGGCGAGCGAGTTCCCGGTCGAGCGTGACTACGACCTCGTCGTGGCCATCTCGCGGTCGGGAACCACGACGGAGGTGCTGGACCTGCTGGGCACGCTGCGAGGCCGGGTGCGCACGCTCGCCGTGATCGGCGACCCGGAGTCTCCCGGCCGCGGTGCCGCCGACGACGTCGTCGTGTTGCCGTTCGCCGACGAGCGGTCGGTGGTGCAGACCCGGTTCGCCACCTCCGCGCTGACCCTGTTGCGCGCCGGGCTGGGTGACGACACCGAGTCGCTGGCCGCCGCCGCGGACGAGGTGGTGCACTGGCCCGTGCCCGAGGCGCTGCTGGAGCGCACCCAGTTCACGTTCCTCGGCCGGGGCTGGAGTGTCGGGCTCGCCCACGAGGCCGCGCTCAAGGCACGTGAGGCGGCCATCGCCTGGACCGAGTCGTACCCGGCCATGGACTACCGCCACGGTCCGAAAGCCATCTCCGACTCCGACTCGGCCGTGGTGTTCCTCGGCGAGCGGCCGGACGGCCTCGTGGCCGAGGTGGAGGCCACGGGAGCGCTGGCGCTGTGGTTCGACGAGGACCCGCAGCTCACGCTGGTGCGCTGCCAGCGGTTCGCCGTGGAGTACGCGCTGTCGAAGGGACTCGACCCCGACCGGCCCCGCAACCTGACCCGCTCGATCGTCCTGTCGGGAGAGTGA
- a CDS encoding ROK family protein has protein sequence MSDALDTSAPAPHRPAVVALDVGGTFVKWLVADHTGVLRQGSSPTRAADGPERAFRGVLDTVDAALAAIPATHTAVGVGVAVPGTVDERRGVCVHSENLGWRELPVARRLRAHTGLPVGFGHDVRTGATAEWRLGAGRGVADQVYVSVGTGLAAALLLDGRMVSSGGYAGEIGHGGAADGEACVCGGRGCAETVASAAAIARRYTAASGVAVDGARDVLARALDGDLLARRVWDDAVEVLSALVADLVRVTGAAHVVVGGGLVHAGDALLTPLREQVRARLTVHPDPRIVPAALGGSAGSWGAALLGWQAAEADLDPIVAAYADEARRPAERPHRTPGHPFRQRSEQ, from the coding sequence GTGTCCGACGCACTCGACACCAGCGCACCGGCACCGCACCGGCCCGCCGTCGTCGCCCTCGACGTGGGCGGAACGTTCGTCAAGTGGCTCGTCGCCGACCACACGGGCGTGCTCCGGCAGGGCAGCTCCCCCACGCGCGCGGCGGACGGCCCCGAGCGCGCCTTCCGGGGCGTGCTGGACACGGTGGACGCCGCGCTGGCAGCCATACCCGCGACACACACCGCGGTGGGCGTCGGTGTCGCCGTCCCCGGCACCGTCGACGAGCGGCGGGGGGTGTGCGTGCACTCGGAGAACCTCGGATGGCGTGAGCTGCCCGTGGCGCGGCGTCTCCGGGCGCACACCGGCCTGCCGGTGGGGTTCGGCCACGACGTGCGCACCGGAGCGACGGCGGAGTGGCGGCTCGGTGCGGGCCGGGGCGTGGCGGACCAGGTGTACGTGTCGGTGGGTACCGGTCTGGCCGCCGCGCTGCTGCTCGACGGGCGGATGGTGAGCTCGGGCGGCTACGCGGGCGAGATCGGCCACGGTGGCGCCGCCGACGGGGAGGCGTGTGTGTGCGGCGGGCGCGGCTGCGCCGAGACCGTCGCCTCGGCCGCCGCGATCGCCCGCCGCTACACCGCGGCCTCCGGTGTGGCCGTCGACGGTGCCCGGGACGTCCTCGCCCGTGCCCTCGACGGCGACCTTCTCGCCCGCCGCGTGTGGGACGACGCCGTCGAGGTGCTCTCCGCGCTGGTCGCCGACCTGGTCCGGGTGACCGGCGCCGCGCACGTCGTCGTCGGCGGCGGCCTGGTGCACGCGGGCGACGCCCTGCTCACACCGCTGCGGGAGCAGGTCCGCGCACGGCTCACCGTGCACCCCGACCCGCGGATCGTGCCCGCCGCGCTCGGTGGGTCCGCCGGGTCGTGGGGCGCGGCGCTCCTCGGTTGGCAGGCCGCCGAAGCCGACCTCGACCCGATAGTCGCCGCGTACGCGGACGAGGCGCGAAGACCTGCCGAGCGCCCTCACCGCACCCCAGGCCACCCGTTTCGACAAAGGAGCGAACAGTGA
- a CDS encoding carbohydrate ABC transporter permease, with amino-acid sequence MSTVADTTAPAGAPDSPTARRMSRRRARRVQEAPGARGSTPLRMVAGAVVALVFLLPYVVMLVGSFKSRPEILRVPPTYLPEEWHPDNYVSMWSTPETPLPDNLTSTLVIAGCATLLTLAVATPAAYYTARFRFPGRLAFLFCVLITQMLQPAVLVAGLFRQVLSWGIQDTWLAMILINAAFNMSFATWIMHSFFASIPKELDEAAQIDGASRWTVFFRVTLPLVWPGIVTAVIFTFVAAWNEFAASLVILTSAENQPLSVALTKFVGQYDSAWQYVFGVSIVAIVPVVLLFAGIEKRLVAGLTAGSVK; translated from the coding sequence ATGAGCACTGTTGCCGACACCACCGCCCCGGCCGGGGCACCGGATTCCCCGACCGCCCGGCGGATGTCCCGGCGGCGCGCCCGGCGGGTCCAGGAAGCACCCGGTGCGCGCGGCTCGACCCCGCTGCGGATGGTCGCGGGCGCCGTCGTCGCGCTGGTCTTCCTGCTGCCCTACGTGGTGATGCTCGTCGGCTCGTTCAAGTCGCGGCCCGAGATCCTCCGCGTTCCGCCGACGTACCTGCCGGAGGAGTGGCATCCGGACAACTACGTCTCCATGTGGTCCACTCCGGAGACGCCGCTGCCCGACAACCTGACCTCGACCCTCGTCATCGCGGGCTGCGCCACGCTGCTGACACTGGCGGTGGCCACGCCCGCCGCGTACTACACGGCCCGGTTCCGTTTCCCCGGCAGGCTGGCCTTCCTGTTCTGCGTGCTGATCACCCAGATGCTGCAGCCTGCCGTGCTGGTCGCCGGGTTGTTCCGGCAGGTGCTGTCGTGGGGCATCCAGGACACGTGGCTCGCGATGATCCTCATCAACGCGGCGTTCAACATGTCGTTCGCCACCTGGATCATGCACTCGTTCTTCGCCTCGATCCCGAAGGAACTCGACGAGGCCGCGCAGATCGACGGCGCGAGCCGGTGGACGGTGTTCTTCCGCGTCACGTTGCCGCTCGTGTGGCCCGGCATCGTCACGGCCGTCATCTTCACGTTCGTCGCCGCGTGGAACGAGTTCGCCGCCTCGCTGGTGATCCTCACGTCAGCGGAGAACCAACCGCTGTCGGTGGCGCTCACCAAGTTCGTCGGCCAGTACGACTCGGCGTGGCAGTACGTGTTCGGCGTCTCCATCGTGGCGATCGTGCCGGTGGTGCTGTTGTTCGCCGGGATCGAGAAACGACTCGTGGCGGGACTCACCGCCGGAAGCGTCAAGTAG